Proteins co-encoded in one Lates calcarifer isolate ASB-BC8 linkage group LG17, TLL_Latcal_v3, whole genome shotgun sequence genomic window:
- the mpv17l2 gene encoding mpv17-like protein 2: MLPRAGKEFLVRIQFFWRPLFQGRYLLLTNTLSGGGMLALGDLLQQSRETRREPDKVRDWTRTGRMFVAGCSMGPLLHYWYLWLDRFFVGKAMLTVGKKVLVDQLIASPTIGLWYFVGMDLMEGRTLSEGLEEFKDKFWEFYKADWCVWPAAQMINFYFLSPKFRVLYVNVITLGWDTYLSYLKHRDDRQHADLVSDSSAVDVQQEMSKPLEEKT, translated from the exons atGCTTCCCCGGGCGGGTAAAGAGTTCCTTGTTCGGATACAGTTCTTCTGGCGGCCGCTTTTCCAGGGCCGGTACCTGCTGCTCACCAACACCCTGAGTGGAGGAGGCATGCTGGCGCTGGGAGACCTCCTGCAGCAGAGCCGGGAGACCCGCAGAGAGCCAGACAAAGTCCGAGACTGGACAaggacag GTCGCATGTTTGTGGCAGGCTGCTCCATGGGTCCACTGCTGCACTACTGGTACTTGTGGCTGGACAGATTTTTTGTGGGCAAAGCTATGCTCACGGTCGGCAAGAAGGTTCTGGTGGACCAGCTGATCGCGTCACCGACCATCGGGTTGTGGTATTTTGTAG GTATGGATCTCATGGAGGGACGCACTTTATCTGAAGGATTAGAGGAGTTCAAAGACAAGTTCTGGGAATTTTATAAG GCGGACTGGTGTGtttggcctgctgctcagaTGATCAACTTCTACTTCCTCTCGCCCAAATTCCGCGTTCTGTATGTCAACGTTATCACATTAGGGTGGGACACCTACCTCTCCTACCTCAAACACAGA GATGACAGGCAGCATGCTGACCTGGTGTCAGACAGCAGTGCTGTGGATGTGCAGCAGGAAATGTCCAAACCTCTGGAGGAGAAAACATAG
- the LOC108902761 gene encoding mucin-13: MPAAMHLCALLVSLFAVTVCTDTNTSSEAQTVTELTTSAAPLISFTETTKNDVTSSTEKPTDNTPQHQTTTHQITSAVTSEKTSPSPPASTSPQTPNRTEETYQSHPPETTASNKTSNETVPHVSTTPPSTNATATTTVNTTSPALSHDWEKDDMVKNPGLVAIICIFCIVLVLVLVVAIVKCARSPRSNFERLEDVPLGKVNEESPFAQYSK, translated from the exons ATGCCTGCAGCGATGCACCTCTGTGCTCTACTGGTGTCCCTGTTTGCAGTGACAGTCTGTACAG ACACCAACACTTCCTCTGAAGCTCAAACGGTGACAGAGTTAACCACAAGTGCTGCACCCCTCATTAGTTTCACTGAGACAACGAAAAATGATGTCACTTCATCTACTGAGAAACCCACCGACAACACACCACAGCATCAGACTACAACACATCAGATTACCAGTGCAGTCACTTCAGAAAAGACgtcaccatcaccaccagccTCAACTTCCCCACAAACACCCAACAGGACAGAGGAAACCTATCAGAGCCATCCTCCAGAGACTACAGCGTCCAACAAGACATCCAACGAGACAGTTCCCCATGTCTCAACGACTCCACCGTCAACAAACGCCACTGCAACCAccactgtaaacacaactaGCCCAG ctctTTCACATGATTGGGAGAAAGATGACATGGTGAAAAACCCCGGCCTCGTGGCCATCATCTGCATCTTCTGTATCGTCCTTGTCCTCGTGCTGGTGGTTGCCATCGTGAAATGTGCCAGATCACCAAGGTCCAACTTTGAGAGGCTTGAAGATGTGCCGCTG GGCAAAGTCAACGAGGAGTCCCCATTCGCCCAGTActcaaaatga